Proteins encoded within one genomic window of Bradyrhizobium sp. CB1717:
- the ispH gene encoding 4-hydroxy-3-methylbut-2-enyl diphosphate reductase, whose product MEVYLAQPRGFCAGVVRAIEIVERALEKYGPPVYVRHEIVHNKYVVESLKNKGAIFVEELSEVPPKSVTVFSAHGVARSVEEEAAARDLPVLNATCPLVTKVHNQGKRYITKGRTLILIGHAGHPEVEGTMGQVPGPVLLVQSVEEVNALTLPADSPVAYITQTTLSVDDTRDIIAALQARFTDIQGPDIRDICYATQNRQSAVRDLSKLVDVILVVGAANSSNSNRLREIGTEAGVASYLIADGSELNPEWLKDARTVGVTAGASAPEVLVDDVIEAMRRIGPVKVQVLPGREENIEFRLPAQLAAS is encoded by the coding sequence ATGGAAGTTTATCTGGCGCAGCCGCGCGGCTTCTGTGCGGGTGTGGTGCGTGCAATCGAGATCGTGGAGCGGGCCCTGGAGAAATACGGCCCGCCCGTCTACGTGCGCCACGAGATCGTGCATAACAAATACGTGGTGGAGAGCCTGAAGAACAAAGGCGCCATTTTCGTCGAGGAGCTGTCCGAGGTTCCGCCGAAATCGGTCACGGTCTTCAGCGCCCATGGCGTCGCCCGCAGCGTCGAGGAAGAGGCCGCCGCGCGCGACCTTCCGGTGCTCAATGCCACCTGCCCGCTGGTCACGAAAGTTCACAATCAGGGGAAGCGCTACATCACCAAGGGCCGCACCCTGATCCTGATCGGCCATGCCGGCCACCCCGAAGTCGAGGGCACGATGGGCCAGGTCCCGGGGCCGGTGCTACTTGTCCAAAGCGTTGAAGAGGTTAACGCCCTGACGCTGCCGGCGGATAGCCCAGTGGCCTACATCACCCAGACCACCCTGTCGGTCGACGACACAAGGGACATCATCGCGGCCCTCCAGGCCCGCTTTACAGATATTCAAGGCCCGGATATCCGGGATATCTGCTATGCGACACAGAACCGCCAATCTGCGGTAAGGGACTTGAGCAAGCTGGTCGACGTGATCTTGGTGGTGGGCGCTGCCAACAGCTCGAACTCGAACCGGCTCCGCGAAATCGGCACTGAAGCCGGCGTCGCGAGTTATTTGATTGCCGACGGCAGCGAGCTCAATCCGGAGTGGTTGAAAGATGCCAGGACTGTCGGCGTGACGGCCGGCGCTTCGGCGCCTGAGGTACTCGTGGATGACGTGATCGAAGCGATGCGGCGGATCGGACCGGTCAAGGTCCAGGTGCTCCCCGGTCGCGAGGAAAACATCGAATTCCGGCTTCCGGCCCAACTGGCCGCGAGCTGA
- the hpnH gene encoding adenosyl-hopene transferase HpnH codes for MAIPFFKEMRIGGYLLKQKLLGRKRYPLVLMLEPLFRCNLACVGCGKIDYPDAILNRRMTAQECWDAADECGAPMVAIPGGEPLIHKEIGEIVRGLVARKKFVSLCTNALLLEKKLDLFEPSPYLFFSVHLDGLRDHHDKAVSQKGVFDRAVSAIKAAKARGFTVNVNATIFDGHPAEEIAKFLDLTVELGVGVSMSPGYAYERAPDQEHFLNRTKTKKLFRDVFAMGKGKKWNFMHSGLFLDFLAGNQEYECTPWGMPARNIFGWQKPCYLLGEGYAKTFKELMDTTDWETYGTGKYEKCADCMAHCGYEPTAATAALNNPLKAMWVSLRGIKTTGPMVPEIDMSKQRPAQYIFSEQVQKKLSEIRKDEAAAAQEKAARKASTAA; via the coding sequence ATGGCAATCCCCTTCTTCAAGGAAATGCGTATCGGCGGCTATTTGCTCAAGCAGAAACTGCTTGGCCGCAAGCGCTACCCGCTCGTGCTGATGCTGGAGCCGCTGTTCCGCTGCAACCTCGCCTGCGTCGGCTGCGGCAAGATCGATTATCCCGATGCGATCCTCAACCGCCGCATGACGGCGCAGGAGTGCTGGGACGCCGCCGACGAGTGCGGCGCGCCGATGGTCGCCATTCCCGGCGGCGAGCCGCTGATCCACAAGGAGATCGGCGAGATCGTGCGCGGCCTCGTCGCGCGCAAGAAGTTCGTCTCGCTCTGCACCAACGCGCTGCTGCTGGAGAAGAAGCTCGATCTGTTCGAGCCCTCGCCGTACCTGTTCTTCTCGGTGCATCTCGACGGCCTGCGCGATCACCACGACAAGGCGGTGTCGCAGAAGGGCGTGTTCGACCGCGCGGTCTCCGCGATCAAGGCGGCCAAGGCGCGCGGCTTCACCGTGAACGTCAACGCCACCATCTTCGACGGCCACCCGGCCGAGGAGATCGCGAAGTTCCTGGATCTCACCGTCGAGCTCGGGGTCGGCGTCTCGATGTCGCCGGGCTACGCCTATGAGCGCGCGCCGGACCAGGAGCACTTCCTCAACCGCACCAAGACCAAGAAGCTGTTCCGCGACGTCTTCGCCATGGGCAAGGGCAAGAAGTGGAATTTCATGCATTCCGGCCTGTTCCTGGACTTCCTCGCCGGCAACCAGGAATACGAGTGCACGCCCTGGGGCATGCCCGCCCGCAACATCTTCGGTTGGCAGAAGCCCTGCTACCTGCTCGGTGAAGGCTACGCAAAAACCTTCAAGGAGCTGATGGACACCACCGACTGGGAGACCTACGGCACCGGCAAGTACGAGAAGTGCGCCGACTGTATGGCCCATTGCGGCTACGAGCCGACCGCGGCAACCGCAGCCCTCAACAACCCGCTGAAGGCGATGTGGGTGTCGCTGCGCGGCATCAAGACCACTGGCCCGATGGTGCCGGAGATCGACATGTCCAAGCAGCGCCCGGCGCAGTACATCTTCTCGGAGCAGGTCCAGAAGAAGCTCTCCGAGATCCGCAAGGACGAAGCTGCCGCAGCGCAGGAGAAGGCTGCACGGAAGGCTTCGACGGCGGCGTAA